One Deinococcus betulae genomic window carries:
- a CDS encoding RCC1 domain-containing protein: MWGDARPGRVVQVLASSASSYALDDKGQVWGWGRNQYANLGQGSVSSAAAVQASPLLVPLPAGVVVTEIAAGRDHVLALTSEGKVYVWGLNANSQVGFNGVKFKGKPEAWPGNVLSPRLLPSTETLRAVNVYANGNTSYLRLADGSLRDWGMYGDMAGTGAVYADLDEPSDKLPNLKNMADLAVGALHQVGRRQDGGLFAWGWSFEGSLGGGATTANTWMYNTPLPLTLP, encoded by the coding sequence GTGTGGGGCGACGCCCGGCCCGGCCGCGTGGTGCAGGTGCTGGCGAGCTCTGCATCCTCCTACGCCCTGGATGACAAGGGCCAAGTCTGGGGCTGGGGCCGCAACCAGTACGCCAACCTGGGGCAGGGGAGTGTCAGCAGCGCGGCGGCGGTGCAGGCCAGTCCGCTGCTGGTGCCGCTGCCTGCCGGCGTGGTCGTCACCGAAATCGCCGCTGGCCGCGACCATGTGCTGGCCCTGACGAGCGAGGGCAAGGTCTATGTCTGGGGCCTCAACGCCAACAGCCAGGTGGGGTTCAACGGCGTGAAGTTCAAGGGCAAGCCCGAGGCCTGGCCGGGCAACGTGCTGTCGCCGCGCCTATTGCCCAGCACCGAGACCCTGCGGGCTGTCAACGTCTACGCCAACGGCAACACCAGTTACCTGCGCCTGGCCGACGGCAGCCTGCGCGACTGGGGAATGTACGGCGACATGGCCGGCACCGGGGCGGTATACGCCGACCTGGACGAACCCAGCGACAAGCTGCCCAACCTGAAGAACATGGCCGACCTGGCGGTGGGCGCGCTGCATCAGGTGGGCCGCCGGCAGGACGGGGGCCTGTTTGCGTGGGGCTGGAGCTTTGAAGGCTCGCTGGGCGGCG